TCAGCAGAATCTCTGCTGCAGCAAACGCCGTTTTTTCAATGCAGCAAGTTGAGATCAGGTGCCTGATTAGTGAACCGTGAAGGAAAAAAGTTAACAGGCCTAGATACAATTAGTTTATAGAATCATTATATTTTGGGGATTTGTAAGACTATGTTTTATGTTGTGTTATGTGGTTTTAGCATATATAAAGCATGAATACACATCACCTCCGTAATGTACTTCCCAGTCAAAATATTCAGAGAATATTGACCAAAAAATATGATTAGAAAAGATTAAGGAAACTATACTGTTTGTCTAGTTATAATGCCATCCACATTCATCTAAACCTTGTTTCACTCCTTGCTGACGGGGAACAGATTTGACAGCTGGCTCTCAGCTCATTCTGCATTGATATAGCATCAATCAGTCATCTGAATCCCCTTGGCACCCACACCTCCCTCCTACAGTCGCCTGCAATCTACAGTCTGAAGATGTAGTTTTGTACAGACAACCACATTAGCCATTATAGCCACCCACTCACTCCACAGTGCAACAATAGCTAGGCTAATGGAGCctggaggaagtgtgtgtgtgtgtgtgtgtgtgtgtgtgtgtgtgtgtgtgtgtgtgtgtgtgtgtgtgtgtgtgtgtgagtgagagagagagagagagacagaaagagatagctagagagagagagagagagtgtgtgtgtttgtgtgtatgttttcgTGCTTGTCTGTGTTCCTGCCTGTCTGTATGATTGAACCTGCGAGGAGCTGATCTTCGCCCCCTTGTTAGCATCCCCGTTATGAGTCATTCTCACAGCGGTACAGGATGGCGAGCTACAGAGAAGGGGGTGTTGCGTTTCACACGGCGTCAACGAGCTCAGTGGCTTTCTCACCTTGTGTTCCACATTCAGATGGTGCGCTGATCGAGGAGGAGGGGGAACAGCACAGTTAGACCAATACACACATAGGATATGAAGCAAACACACCgcgtgtgttcctgtgtgtagcCCACGCAACGTCTTTACATGACTCACCTTGGAATTACAGCCAGTATGGACATAATAAACTCTATGCACATTGCCGACTGAAAGAGACACTGTAGGACTACTTGTGGAAATGGACATAATGACGATGACTTCTGGTTTGACACAAACCTCCCACATAGAGCAGGACGAAGACAGTCGGGCATATCGTGGCAGCCATTTGAATAAAGCTctcgccatcatcatcatcatcatcatcaccaccactatcgTTTTAACATCATCTTCAACTTCTGCCACACAAGGAAACAAGGAGCAACGAAGTGGAATAAAATCAAGCTGCATTAACAAGTACCTTACCCTCTGCACAGTAAAGCCAAACTGAGTTGCGTTACCAAGTACCTTACCCTCTACACAGTAAAGCCAAACTGAGTTGCGTTAACAAGTACCTTACCCTCTGCACAGTAAAGCCAAACTGAGTTGCGTTACCAAGTACCTTACCCTCTACACAGTAAAGCCAAACTGAGTTGCGTTAACAAGTACCTTACCCTCTGCACAGTAAAGCCAAACTGAGTTGCGTTACCAAGTACCTTACCCTCTACACAGTAAAGCCAAACTGAGTTGCGTTAACAAGTACCTTACCCTCTACACAGTAAAGCCAAACTGAGTTGCGTTAACAAGTACCTTACCCTCTACACAGTAAAGCCAAACCGAGTTGCGTTACCCAGCATCTAATCGTTCAGCACTGTTTGTATTGCGATCCAAATCGTCCAGACAGACAGTCATTGAGAAGTAGTTCGAACCCAACAGAGCTGTGTTACTCAGCATCTGATCCTCTGCACTGCTTCTTTCCCCATTCAGATTGTTCAGGCAGGCAGACATGGTGAAGCTGGGCAGTAACCTGGCTGATAAGCTGGATAAAGAACAGTCTATGGACGATGGCTTTGATAACATCCCCCTCATCACCCCTCTGGAGGTGAACCAGCTGCAACAGCCATACTTAGACAAGgtaacaacgtgtgtgtgtgtgcgtgtgagtgtttgtgtgtgtgcgcatgtgtgtatgtgtgtgtgcgtgcgtgtgtgtgtgtgcgggcgtgtgtgtgtgtgtgtgtgcgcgcacccAGCAATTATTAAACATGTTCAGTACATCCTGTCTAtatattacattacactacacgtCTGGACACACATCAAGCCTACATAATTTCTGAGCCTGCCATTGGTCCCTGTACTGTGCCTTGACCCAGCCTCCCTGTTATCCCAATGATTCAGAGTGCTGTGGCATCACCCCACACTATCTCAGAGCCTCTTAGATTACATAGTAgatcacacacgcacgcacgcacacacacacacacacacacacacacacacacacacacacacacacacacacaccccttacagTTCTATTTGAGGCAACAGCCCAGTTCCAACGCAGCGATCTGACTCAGAGAGCTCTGTGTGCTATGCCGCTGTTCATCCTCAGGTAATTGTGAAGACCACAACAGAGTATCAGCTGCagcagaagaaaaagaagaagttGTACGTGCCGGGAATCAAGAAGCTGAATATAAAACTGTACAACGAGGTATCAGAGAAGGTCAAGGTAAAGTCTCATCTAGGGGCCAGTAGTATGTTTACTGAAATACCACTGGGAATGGTGATATTCatggtcatgtgtgtgtgtgtgtgtgtgtgtgtgtgtgtgtgtgtgtgtgtgtgtgcgtgtgtgtgtgttccagctcACAGGTTTGATCCTCATCACCCTTGGGTTCCTGGCTTGTCTTGTCCTGCTGATCATGTACAAGGCGCTGTGGTACGATCAACTTACCTGCCCAGAGGGCTTCATTCTCAAGGTAGgcatcactaacacacacacacgcacaccttcTATCCGAACGGCTTACGTCCCGAGGGCAAGATAGACGACTGAAAGCATCAtcatcacatacacacataaacacacactgccctagaggtttttatagattttttatttgccctttttttaactaggcaagtcagttaagaacaaattcttatttacaatgacggcctacaccggccaaacccggacgacgctggaccaattgtgcgccgccctattggactcccaatcacggccgattgtgatacagcctggaatcaaaccagggtgtctgtagtgacgcctcaggcactgagatgcagtgccttagaccgctgcgccactctgggtTACATTAATTAAAATCACAGACAAGAAGCAGAGGTTGTTTCTCTAGTGTTCTCTCACAGAGACCAACAGAGGACTATTATGTAAGTTCTTATAATCGCCTTCACAAACATAATTATCATCCAGTCCCAATGACTTACTAATACACCCTCTCCTATAGTCCGTACTTACTGTACACCTCATCTAGTACATATTTTCCCACCAGAGACTTCTATGGGattctctcccactctttctgtctcttcacTCTGGGAACATAAACTCATTATCTCCTTAGGACACCTCCCAGGCATCGTGTGCTCAGGCAACGCTCCCCGCCTGTTACTCTCTATAAAGGCCCCCTGTCTTGAAAGAGCGAGAGGGATGCAAGGCTTTTTGGTCAGGCAGTAGATTGGACGCCCGTGAATCAGAGAGGGGCCTTTCATTAAGGCCGAGCGTGACTAAACTGTGATTAAAGGCTGAAgacgagaggagggagatgggcgACGGGGCCTTCCCGGCAGAGGCTTTTGATGTTGACGGGTACAGTGTAGCTCGCAGCGTTTTTCCACAGCTAATGTGTTGTTGGAGACATGAAAAGGGGCAGGGAAATAGGAGAGTCAAACGGAGGGTGTCGTGGAGTTGTCTTCCATTTAGCAGAGCGTAGGCAGCCAGGGTTCTTGTGAGAGGTCATTTCTCACAATACTGATGGAAGGTCAGGTCGTCTGTCAAGAAGCCTTGGATTTCCCTCAGGGGTTTGTTCAGTAGGCCGATGCTACTCAATGGAAAAACGCTCGTAAGGAAAACTCGCCTGAAGCTTCTCCTGTCAGAGCTTTCAAATTGGAGGTGGAGTTCATTTATCTAAGGATGGCAACTCAGGTGTCATGTATCTAATGAGACGACGCTGGCACATCTAAGGTTGAATATGAAAAATAATTTCCCTGAAAGAACCTTACTCCGCCTACACTGTGGAATAAGACGTTGTATGACTCACTCGTAATAAGTCGTTTCAGTGAAGGGTAAGGCAGTACCCATGTGACTTGCCCTCATCATTTGCCGAGTCCTACCACAACCCATTATGATGACCAGAATCCCTGCTGTCCCTAACCGTAAATCGAGGCAACGGTATCATACGTCATCACTTTGCACACCCTCTTCTCTGACCCTTCTGCCTCCCGGCTCCTGTCTCTTACAGGGTTGGGGGTCACTTTCCATTcactcaattcaggaagtgatttaaAATGGAAGGTTTTTCACATCCTGAAGTAAATAATGAAATTGACACCAGCCGTCCTCTGTCCTCTTCCCCACGCAGCACAAGCACTGCACCCCAGCAGCGGTCCTGGAGCCCTGGTACtacacagagcagcagcagcaggaggaccCAGGCGTGCCCCCCCGCTCCAGCAGTCTCTACACCGCCCTGGGTCACCTCAACCAGGCCAAGAGGACCGCCGCCGGGGCCATCATCCCCGAGCTGCCCCCGTCACCATGGTTCCCCGTCATCAACGCCCTGAAGCAAGCCGAGAGGGCCAAAGAGGAGGCGAGTCGTTCgaaggagtgagggatggagggatttcCAGAGGGAAAGGGTTTAGGAAGGGGTGATCAAGGTAGAAGGGAAAATGGGATTTCCAAAAGGAAGAGGGGATGGAGATGAAGATGGGTGGAAAAAGTGTTGTTTACTTGGTGGAGTTGACTATGAGGTATTGTGGGTAACACTCCAAATGTCTGTTTAGGTGGCAGCGTTTGTGACTCATTTGCAGTAAAAATTAATCTCCCTATGACATTATCAGTGAAGACCACCGCCTTGTgttatgtgtgtgcgtgcctgtgcgagcgagagagagagagagagagagagagagagagagcgagagcgagagagaggtgagagatgtGCGTGTGAGAAGCTTTGGAGAACTGAACATAACAAGATCCTCTGAAATTCTCACTAGATTGTCCTTATCAGACTAACATGTTTTGAGGTTTTGAGAGTATCATTAGTAATGTGGTCTTACAAGGTTTAGTGTTATTACATTTAGATGGAACTCGACATGTTTTTTTGTAGATGTTTACAAACACATTACTGGGATAAAACGTCTTGTTCTATTCAGGAAGCACACAGCCCACATTAATTTAGAAACCTGATTGTAAAAAAACGTATTTACCATGCCTTTTTTTCTCAGTAGATTTCCCAGCAACTCTGAACAATTTGTGTATGAGGATTTTGGTACAATTGGGTACGTGGAACTTGTATATTTTCGGGTGGAAGATAGTCAAATGGGTTGATGTCATTTCAATTCAGATGATTTCGATTGTAGTAGACTAGCAGCTGTGCAGGTAGGATTCATGTTTCAGAATTAATATTTTAACAGAACAATAACTACCTAGAGTATCTGTATCTATGTGTTTTCTAGTATTTATTTAATGACCTATTTATTATGAGCTTGCTTTTTTTCTTAAGCAATTTATTTGACATTTGTTTGATTTGGGTGAAAAGCTGGAAGGATTTCTTTTGGGATTTTTTAAAATAGTGAATAAAATGCAATTCAATTCACATCAAGTTTGCATTCATCCTAATTCATCATAACAACTGGCAGTATTTTCACCATGGATCAGATTGTAAATATGAATGTGATACTGTCATTATGTCACCATCCACCACCCAGCGTTAATAAACCTTGTTCTGTTCTGAGTGCCAAACGTTTGTGTCAGACCCATCAATAAAGTGTTGAGCTTGCTCATTCATAATCTGGGACTTGTTGAGTTGGCTTTATTACTGCTTGTATGTACTTTCAATGGACAATAGCAACACTCTATTTTTACAGTCCAGTTTCAGTATCTATTTACATGACATTTCCAAATTGTTTCTTTTTTAAAGAACAAAAGCAAGTAAAAGTACACTTTATTTCAgtcctaaaaataaataatatttattttCGCTGTCCATTATTCAGAGATGACTGGTATGCACAGAATGCTAAACATGACTTGCTTCTGTTATTCAAAACTTGCTGACTTGCTTCTTTTCTTCAGTTTCGCTATTCAGAACTGAgccatatcctctctctctctctctctctgtctgtctgtctgtctgtctgtctgtctgtctgtctgtctgtctgtctgtctgtctgtctgtctgtctgtctgtctgtctgtctgtctgtctgtctgtctgtctgtctgtctgtcgctctttcTCTCCTATTTCTGTCAGGGACTCTGCTGTGAGGCTGTCTGCATCTCATTTACACTCACATATTTTCACACCATCGCACTAAGCCCGGAGAtttatgtgtgttttgtgtgtgtgtgtgtgtgtgtgtgtgtgtgtgcgtgcgtgcgtgcgcgcatgCGTGTGTTTATGGGCAGgctcatgtgtatgtgtgtgtatgtgcacacgTGTGTGTTTGAGGACGCCAATATGCACATGCACctactgcatgtgtgtgtgtgtgtccccagccACGCTTGTTAATGAAATTGACATTACGCCCAGTTTAGACTGTGATgggagttttttttctctccccctcc
This sequence is a window from Oncorhynchus mykiss isolate Arlee chromosome 13, USDA_OmykA_1.1, whole genome shotgun sequence. Protein-coding genes within it:
- the LOC110485792 gene encoding neuronal vesicle trafficking-associated protein 1 isoform X1, which produces MDIMTMTSGLTQTSHIEQDEDSRAYRGSHLNKALAIIIIIIITTTIVLTSSSTSATQGNKEQRSGIKSSCINKLFRQADMVKLGSNLADKLDKEQSMDDGFDNIPLITPLEVNQLQQPYLDKVIVKTTTEYQLQQKKKKKLYVPGIKKLNIKLYNEVSEKVKLTGLILITLGFLACLVLLIMYKALWYDQLTCPEGFILKHKHCTPAAVLEPWYYTEQQQQEDPGVPPRSSSLYTALGHLNQAKRTAAGAIIPELPPSPWFPVINALKQAERAKEEASRSKE
- the LOC110485792 gene encoding neuronal vesicle trafficking-associated protein 1 isoform X2, translating into MVKLGSNLADKLDKEQSMDDGFDNIPLITPLEVNQLQQPYLDKVIVKTTTEYQLQQKKKKKLYVPGIKKLNIKLYNEVSEKVKLTGLILITLGFLACLVLLIMYKALWYDQLTCPEGFILKHKHCTPAAVLEPWYYTEQQQQEDPGVPPRSSSLYTALGHLNQAKRTAAGAIIPELPPSPWFPVINALKQAERAKEEASRSKE